A single genomic interval of Eleutherodactylus coqui strain aEleCoq1 chromosome 3, aEleCoq1.hap1, whole genome shotgun sequence harbors:
- the PVALB gene encoding parvalbumin alpha, which yields MSSMTDVLAAADISKAVGACAAAESFDHKKFFQMCGLKGKSKDEWKKVFQILDQDASGFIEEEELCLILKGFTPDGRKLSAKETKALLNAGDKDGDGKIGIDEFVALVAES from the exons ATGTCTAGTATGACTGATGTACTCGCTGCTGCTGACATCTCAAAGGCTGTGGGGGCCTGTGCAG CTGCTGAGTCATTTGACCACAAGAAATTCTTCCAGATGTGTGGCCTGAAGGGCAAGAGCAAGGATGAGTGGAAAAAGGTTTTCCAAATCCTGGATCAAGATGCAAGTGGATTCATAGAGGAGGAGGAGCTCTG TCTTATACTGAAAGGCTTCACCCCCGATGGCAGAAAACTCTCTGCCAAGGAAACTAAGGCCCTTCTCAATGCCGGTGACAAAGATGGAGATGGCAAAATTGGCATTGATG AGTTCGTAGCATTGGTGGCCGAATCCTAA